In Pseudomonadota bacterium, the genomic stretch GATCGACCTCTCGCCGGTGGCGCCGGATCTGGCGCTGCTGCAGGCCAACCGCACGCGACACACGGTCACCTGGATCGGGCATTCCACCGTGCTGGTGCAGACAGGCGGGCGCAACCTCATCACCGATCCGATGTTCTCGCGGCGCGCCTCGCCCCTGCCTTTCACCGGCCCACGGCGCCACCAGCCGCCCGGCATCGCGCTCTGCGATCTGCCACTCATCGATCTGGTGCTGATCTCCCACAGCCACTACGATCATCTCGACTTGCCCAGCGTGCGGGCGCTTTCGCGCCAGCGCGGCGCACCGCCCGGCTTCGCCGTGCCGCTGGGGCTGGAACGCTGGTTCCGCCGCCGGCTGCCCAATGCGAACGTCGTGGCGCTGGACTGGTGGGAGAGCCGCGCGGTGGCGGGTATGACGGTGACGCTGGTGCCGGTCCACCACTGGAGCGCGCGCACCCCCTGGGACGGCAACAGCACCCTGTGGGGCGGTTGGGCTGCGGAACGCGCGGGCTTTCGTTTCTTCTTCTCCGGCGATACCGCCTACTCGCAGGATTTTCCCGAGATCGGCCGCCGGCTCGGCCCGTTCGACCTCGCCGCCATCGCCATCGGCCACTACGAGCCGCGCTGGTTCATGCGCAACAACCACATCAATCCGGAGGAGGCGGTGCGCATCCACGGCGAGATCGGCGCGCGCCGCTCGCTCGGCATCCATTGGGGGACCTTCGAGCGCCTGACACAAGAGCCCCTGGACCAGGCGCTGCGCGATCTTGCTGCGGCACGGCTGGCCCGAGGTGTGGCGGAGGAGGAGTTTTTCGTGCTGCGGCACGGCCAGACCCGTGTGATCGAATGATCGGGGACAGCCGTGCCTTCTCGGGCGCGGCCGAGTGAACGCCGCTCCCACCGAAAGTGCAACCATCACTTCTTCCCGCTGGACTCTACGAGCAGGCTCGCTATCCTTCGCCTACGTCATACGGACAAGGGGCACGATGAACGTCCAGGGGTCTTGCGACGCTCAGTTTCAAGCGGTACGAGGCGAATTTGAGCGGAATTTCCAGGAGCGCGGGGAGATCGGCGCCTCGGTCTGTGTCGTTCTCGGCGGGCAAATCGTGGTGAACCTGTGGGGCGGGACGGCGCGCGGCGATACGGGTACGCCTTGGACGGAGGGAACCGTGAGCCTGATCTTCTCGTCCACCAAAGGGGCGACGGCCCTCTGCGCGCACGTGCTCGCTTCGCGGGGTCTCCTGGATCTCGATGCGCCGGTGGCCGAGTACTGGCGCGAGTTCGCCCAGGCACGCAAGGGCTCCATCACGGTAAAGATGCTCCTGAACCACCAGGCAGACCTGCCGGCGCTGCGTGGCACCTTGTCACGAGGCGCGTTCTACGATTGGGACTTCATGATCGCCACACTCGAGAAGGAGGAGCCGTTTTGGCAACCGGGTACCCGGACCGGATACCACGGCTTCACGTTCGGCTGGCTGGTGGGCGAGGTGGTTCGGCGTGTATCGGGGAAGTTATTGGGCACCTTCTTTCAGGACGAGGTCGCCAGACCGTTAGGAATCGATTTCTGGATCGGGCTACCGAGACATCTGGAGTCGCGTGTCGCACGCATGATCCCGGGCGCACTCGACACCACGACCCGATTTTTCGCGGCGCTCCAAGATCCTAGCTCCCTCCCATCGCTCATGTTTCTAAATACGGGCGGGTACATGGCGGAGCCCGATTACGACTCGCCTGTCGCTCACACCGCCGAGATCGGAGGATCGGGCGGTATCACCAACGCGCGTGGCCTCGCGTGCCTGTATGCCCCCCTCGCCACCGGCGGGAAGGGGCTCGCCACCCGAGACGCGATTGCCCGGATGGCGGCCGTCTCCTCGGCGACGGGCCGCGACGCCGTCCTCCTGATGCCCACGCGGTTCTCGTTGCGGTTCATGAAGAGCATGGACAATCGCCGGCTAGCGCGCGGCCAGGACAACAGCGTCATTCTGTCTGAGGAGGCATTCGGGCATGCCGGATTCGGTGGCTCGATCGGATTTGCCGACCCGAAAGCAGAGATGTCGTTCGGGTACACGATGAACAAGATGGGGGCGGGCGCCGGGCTGACTGAGCGCGGCCAGCGCCTGGTCGACGCCGCATACCGCTGTCTCGGCTATCGGTCCAGCGCTTCCGGCGCCTGGGCATGAAAGCCCTACACCCCGAGATGGCGATATGAACGGCCGCGTGCTCATCATCGCGGGCTCCGACTCCGGAGGAGGGGCGGGGATCCTCACCGCCATTGAACATCCCCCCGTGATTACCAAGATCCTCACCCATCTCGGTTTGCCTGCCGCGCCGATCCCGCGCGCTTCGCGCGCCAGATCGCCGATGCCTTCTACAAGTTGGCTGAAAGAGTAGACCAAGCGGTGCTATGAGCCTTGCCGGCAAGACGCTGTTCATCACCGGCGCGTCGCGCGGCATCGGGAAGGCGATCGCGTTGCGCGCCGCGGGCGACGGCACGAACGTCGCGATCGTCGCCAAGACCGAGCAGCCGCATCCGAAACTGCCGGGCACGATCTACTCCGCCGCCGAAGAGATCGAAGCCGCAGGCGGGCGAGCCTTGCCGATGCCGGTGGACATCCGGAACGACACCAAAGTCGCCGAGGCGGCGAAGCGCTGCACGGAGCACTTCGGCGGCATCGATATCCTGGTCAACAACGCGAGTGCGATCTCGCTCACCGGCACGCTCGAGACGCCGATGAAACGGTTCGACCTCATGTTCGGCGTGAACGTGCGCGGCACGTATTGCTGCTCGCAGGCCTGCATCCCTTACCTCAAGCGGTCGGCGAAGGCCGGCCGCAATCCGCACATCCTCAATCTCGGGCCGCCGCTCAACCTGGACCCGAAGTGGTTCAAGCATCACAGCGCCTACACGATGGCGAAATACGGCATGAGCATGTGCGTGATCGGCATGGCGGAGGAGTTTCGCGCCGACGGCATCGCGGTGAACGGGCTCTGGCCGCGAACGGTCATTCACACCGCCGCATTGGCGATGATCCCCGGCGTCGATCCCAACCGCTGTCGCACGCCGGAGATCCTTGCCGATGCCGCATACATCATCCTGAACCGCGACAGCCGCAAGCACACCGGCAATCTCTACATCGACGAGGAGGTGCTCACCGCCGAGGGCGTCGTCGATCTCGCGCGCTATGCGGTGGTGCCAGGCGCGACGAATTTGCTGCCCGATCTGTTCGTCGATTGACGCACCACGGAGTAAGATTGCGACACTGAGCAGCCCGTCGGCCGCCTCATGAAGACGAATATTACGCTGGTCACGGGCTGTTCCACGGGCATCGGCCGCGCGCTGGCCGAAGAATTCCACCGTCGGGGACATGTGGTGTATGCCACGGCGCGCCGGGTGAGCACGCTGAGTGCGTTTGAGGCGCGTGGTATCCGGACGGCCACGCTCGATGTGACGGATGCAGAGAGTATCCGCCGCCTGCAGACGCGTCTTCAGCACGACGGTGTCACCGTGGCGCTCCTGATCAACAATGCGGGCTACGGCGCGCTGGGACCGCCCGCCGAGCTGCCCATGAACGAGCTGCGCCTTCAGTTCGAGACGAATGTGTTCGGTATGGTGGCTTTGGTCCAGGCGCTGCTGCCCGATATGGTGCGCCAACGTTCCGGGCGGATCGTCAATATCAGCAGCGTATCGGGTGTGCTGCCCACGCCCTTCGCAGGCGCCTACTGCGCCACCAAGGCGGCGGTGAATGCGCTCTCCGATTCCCTGCGCATGGAGTTGCAGCCCTTCGGCATTGCGGTCATTACGGTCCAGCCTGGGGGCGTTGCATCTCAGTTCAGTGCGACCGCGGCTAAACGCAGTAACCTAAAGGACGCTTCTCTGTACGCGGCCGTCACGGATGCGATTGCTGCGCGCGTAGGAGCTTCGCAGGCGCGAACGACGCCCGCTGAGGTGTTTGCGCGTAAGATGGCAGACGCAGTGCTAGCGCCCAATCCGCAGGCCGTCGTCCGGATCGGTCACCACAGTCTTCTCTTACCGTTCCTCAAGCGCTGGCTGCCCACCCGCGCGCTTGATCGCGTGCTGAGCCGGCGCTTTCGGTTGGACCGGCTTTCATAGTGCGTATTCAGCCAAACCCAGCACCTTTTCCTATCGAGCGCTGTTCGCGACCAGGATACGTCGAGACCAGCAACGAATGACTGCCTGCGGCCACAAGCGGTCGCTCACCCTCCAAAGCGGTATTCTTCAGTCGGTGGAGTCCCCCGAGTGTGACAGCGAAGGCCGGAATCTGACTTCTCAACCCTCACACCGCCTCGGCCGATGCGGTAGCGTTCGGGGTGGGCGCGGAAGTCGATCCGGCGGAACGGCAGGGGATAGTCAAACGGCGTCGCTCAGGCAAGTAGTAAGTAGTCAGCATTCAGTGGTCACTAGAGAAGGGATGAGCCATGCTGACTACTGGCTACTTGTCTTCCTTGGGCAGGTTTGCTTCGATCTTCACCGGCGCCTCGCCGTTTTTCTTGTCGATCCCAATCTCTTTGGCCGCGGCTTTCGATAGGTCGATGTCCCGGCCTTTGGCGTAGGGGCCGCGGTCGTTAATTTCTACCTCCACTGACTCCCCGGTCTCCAGGTTCGTCACTTTCGCTTCCGACCCGAGCGGGAGGGGTGGGGTGCGCGGCCGTCAGGTCGCCCTGGTCGAATTTCTCCCCGCCAGCCGTCTTCTTCCCGTGAAAGCCTTTGCCGTAGTACGACGCCTCGCCCACTTGCTCGATCACTTTCTCACCTCCGGTGCCGGTTTTCGTGCGGACGGTGTCCTCCACTAGGTCGTGCTTACCTTCGGCCTTCTCGGTCCGCTCGGCCCCTTTCTCGACCTTTTTGGCAACGGCCTCGACGCTTTGCGAGGCTTCGTCGGCGGCCGCGGCGCCGCAGAGCCAGAGCACGGACGCCGCAACGGCGGCGCGGAGTACGGGGAGTGCGCGTAACGGGGTGTCCATGGTAACGACCTCCTTGACTGACGTGAAAGGTTAACTCGACGAACAATCTGGTACACGACCAGCTGCTCGCACAAGCCTTACTCTGAAGCTGCACTGACTGTGCCGCGCTGGCCGCCTCAGCCTAAGTCACGGTGCCTTACCAAAGCTCTTATTCTTACGCCACGGCGAGGGACTACGCTGTCGGTAAGCGTTACCGCGGGACCTAGAGCGTACCGGCGCGATGAGGGTCCAGCCAGCAGCAGGCCGAACAGGCCGAGTCTCTGGGGTTGACGAGAATGAAGCATCGGTACGAACGAGACGATCCAGAGCCCCACCCGGGAAGACGAGCAGCATTGACAATACATACAGTGTCGGCCAGCTATGCGCAACCCCCCAAATGGGGGGTTTAATCGACAAGCGGTGTCTCTTTTTGTTTCTGCGTCGCCAGGGCTGGCGAGCAGGGAAGGGAGGGGCGCGGCCCCGACCTCGCGCAGGCATTCACAGGACGGCTTTTGTAGGGGTCCCCCCACCTCGCTCCTCGTCCAAGGTGCGCCGTAACTCGTCTGCACGGCCGGCGCCACCTGGAGAGACCTAGCATTGGGTGGCGCAGCGGCGAACTGCGGCGCGAGGCAGGTAGCGGACCGCGGGGGGACTTTAAAGTGGCGGTGGGACCTACCCAAATACCGC encodes the following:
- a CDS encoding MBL fold metallo-hydrolase; translated protein: MNHWSVLRLVRMLPAPKPHNPYFDAAKRHHTPVGFRNNHPRVPPTQEELARLRRDLGAKAPAGAPQIDLSPVAPDLALLQANRTRHTVTWIGHSTVLVQTGGRNLITDPMFSRRASPLPFTGPRRHQPPGIALCDLPLIDLVLISHSHYDHLDLPSVRALSRQRGAPPGFAVPLGLERWFRRRLPNANVVALDWWESRAVAGMTVTLVPVHHWSARTPWDGNSTLWGGWAAERAGFRFFFSGDTAYSQDFPEIGRRLGPFDLAAIAIGHYEPRWFMRNNHINPEEAVRIHGEIGARRSLGIHWGTFERLTQEPLDQALRDLAAARLARGVAEEEFFVLRHGQTRVIE
- a CDS encoding beta-lactamase family protein — protein: MNVQGSCDAQFQAVRGEFERNFQERGEIGASVCVVLGGQIVVNLWGGTARGDTGTPWTEGTVSLIFSSTKGATALCAHVLASRGLLDLDAPVAEYWREFAQARKGSITVKMLLNHQADLPALRGTLSRGAFYDWDFMIATLEKEEPFWQPGTRTGYHGFTFGWLVGEVVRRVSGKLLGTFFQDEVARPLGIDFWIGLPRHLESRVARMIPGALDTTTRFFAALQDPSSLPSLMFLNTGGYMAEPDYDSPVAHTAEIGGSGGITNARGLACLYAPLATGGKGLATRDAIARMAAVSSATGRDAVLLMPTRFSLRFMKSMDNRRLARGQDNSVILSEEAFGHAGFGGSIGFADPKAEMSFGYTMNKMGAGAGLTERGQRLVDAAYRCLGYRSSASGAWA
- a CDS encoding SDR family NAD(P)-dependent oxidoreductase — its product is MKTNITLVTGCSTGIGRALAEEFHRRGHVVYATARRVSTLSAFEARGIRTATLDVTDAESIRRLQTRLQHDGVTVALLINNAGYGALGPPAELPMNELRLQFETNVFGMVALVQALLPDMVRQRSGRIVNISSVSGVLPTPFAGAYCATKAAVNALSDSLRMELQPFGIAVITVQPGGVASQFSATAAKRSNLKDASLYAAVTDAIAARVGASQARTTPAEVFARKMADAVLAPNPQAVVRIGHHSLLLPFLKRWLPTRALDRVLSRRFRLDRLS
- a CDS encoding NAD(P)-dependent oxidoreductase, which codes for MSLAGKTLFITGASRGIGKAIALRAAGDGTNVAIVAKTEQPHPKLPGTIYSAAEEIEAAGGRALPMPVDIRNDTKVAEAAKRCTEHFGGIDILVNNASAISLTGTLETPMKRFDLMFGVNVRGTYCCSQACIPYLKRSAKAGRNPHILNLGPPLNLDPKWFKHHSAYTMAKYGMSMCVIGMAEEFRADGIAVNGLWPRTVIHTAALAMIPGVDPNRCRTPEILADAAYIILNRDSRKHTGNLYIDEEVLTAEGVVDLARYAVVPGATNLLPDLFVD
- a CDS encoding septal ring lytic transglycosylase RlpA family protein; amino-acid sequence: MEVEINDRGPYAKGRDIDLSKAAAKEIGIDKKNGEAPVKIEANLPKEDK